One window of the Sphaerochaeta associata genome contains the following:
- a CDS encoding TRAP transporter substrate-binding protein codes for MKKTIIVLICGMLMLAQGLFAGGAAEANTTQKVSKGKFNIDVPVDHPKAVAFQSFADELRTETDGRVDITIFPSSQLGGELETAEGIKLNSIQLGSITTSVLTSWIPELQILDMPFLFTEDEEATNGTTWLAGYLQDKFEKQGFHLIGFSINGARNPMSSFPIYTPDDVKGKKIRVIQSPIHLALWKSVGSTPVSIPANEIFTSMQTKVVDFFDNTPTNYWSWKFYEAAPYYSELNHIYAVAAWVCSKDWYDGLSADDQKTISNLTGKTISYIHTELRKQDVSALQKAADNGATIIRNIDKTPWIEKMKPVWDQFGASIPNSQEMFDGLLGK; via the coding sequence ATGAAGAAAACAATCATCGTTTTGATTTGTGGCATGCTGATGCTTGCCCAAGGTCTATTCGCCGGTGGTGCAGCTGAAGCAAATACCACTCAGAAAGTAAGCAAAGGCAAGTTTAACATTGACGTGCCTGTTGATCATCCGAAAGCAGTTGCCTTTCAGTCTTTTGCAGACGAGCTCAGGACTGAGACTGATGGTAGGGTCGACATCACAATCTTCCCGAGTAGTCAGCTTGGTGGTGAATTGGAAACCGCTGAAGGTATCAAGCTGAATTCAATCCAATTGGGTTCAATCACTACCAGTGTGCTCACATCCTGGATTCCTGAACTGCAGATTCTCGACATGCCCTTCTTATTTACAGAAGATGAGGAGGCAACCAACGGAACCACATGGCTCGCCGGCTATTTGCAGGACAAATTTGAGAAGCAAGGCTTTCATTTAATCGGATTCTCCATTAATGGTGCACGCAATCCGATGAGTTCTTTCCCAATTTATACACCTGATGATGTGAAAGGAAAGAAAATTCGTGTTATCCAGAGCCCCATCCATCTTGCACTCTGGAAATCCGTTGGATCCACTCCTGTATCAATTCCTGCAAATGAGATCTTCACTTCGATGCAAACCAAGGTTGTCGACTTCTTCGATAATACTCCAACGAATTATTGGTCCTGGAAATTCTACGAAGCTGCGCCATACTATTCAGAGCTGAATCATATTTATGCTGTGGCTGCTTGGGTTTGCAGCAAGGATTGGTATGATGGACTGTCTGCAGATGATCAGAAAACCATTTCCAACCTTACTGGTAAGACCATTTCCTACATCCATACTGAGCTCAGAAAGCAGGATGTTTCTGCCTTACAGAAGGCAGCAGATAATGGGGCCACCATAATTAGAAATATCGATAAGACTCCTTGGATTGAAAAGATGAAGCCCGTTTGGGACCAATTCGGTGCCAGCATTCCAAATAGTCAAGAAATGTTCGATGGGTTGCTCGGGAAGTAA
- a CDS encoding sugar phosphate isomerase/epimerase family protein, whose product MKLAVAIASKEAMPNAFVVFRGVKESIIKAHELGYDGVELALKNPDEVNTQELKQWLRENHLEVSAISSGQVFAARGLHFTDENKENRAELYKTFCEFIDLAGEFGGLVNIGRTRGPYAGRDKALVERLFLDMAHKVADHAEKRGVELILEPVNRYEIDFINNLDECTAMLRQLNRKNFVMMPDVFHMNIEDDKIGESFIRNKEYVRYVHFADTNRHAPGDGHMNWDEVFGALTSIGYDGWTTAEILPYPDPDTAAKRTVAFLKGTFGKYYH is encoded by the coding sequence ATGAAATTAGCGGTAGCCATTGCCTCCAAGGAGGCGATGCCCAATGCATTTGTTGTGTTCAGGGGAGTCAAAGAGTCAATCATCAAGGCCCATGAGCTCGGGTACGACGGTGTGGAGCTCGCCCTGAAGAATCCTGATGAGGTGAATACACAAGAGCTCAAGCAATGGCTTCGAGAGAACCACTTGGAAGTAAGCGCAATCTCCTCGGGTCAGGTGTTCGCCGCCCGCGGCCTTCATTTCACCGATGAGAATAAGGAAAATAGGGCGGAACTCTACAAGACGTTCTGTGAATTCATAGACCTTGCCGGTGAATTCGGAGGTTTGGTCAATATCGGGCGGACCCGCGGGCCTTACGCCGGACGCGATAAAGCCTTGGTTGAACGGCTCTTTTTGGATATGGCCCATAAGGTTGCCGACCACGCCGAGAAGCGCGGGGTCGAGTTGATCCTGGAGCCGGTGAACCGCTATGAGATCGACTTCATCAACAACCTTGATGAATGTACTGCGATGTTGAGGCAGCTCAATCGCAAGAACTTTGTCATGATGCCCGATGTCTTTCACATGAACATCGAGGATGACAAAATCGGAGAGAGCTTCATCCGCAACAAGGAGTATGTCAGGTATGTGCACTTCGCCGATACCAACCGGCATGCCCCGGGCGACGGACACATGAACTGGGATGAAGTCTTTGGAGCATTGACGTCCATCGGTTACGATGGCTGGACTACCGCAGAAATCCTGCCGTATCCTGATCCCGATACTGCTGCAAAACGTACTGTTGCCTTCCTGAAAGGGACTTTCGGCAAGTATTATCACTAA
- a CDS encoding iron-containing alcohol dehydrogenase, with protein MDQMKRAYELLKEWKGDSYVHGLGVLDQVGPLAAAFGKRALVVSNTTYMKPVADRVVSYLQGSGVELAGNVIAPDAKPNAPREDVYRLESYILHTKPDSIVVIGGGSAIDAVKAANALAALGAKVTPEIDHYFGTNVITDALAKTNTTLIPVIAVQTSASSGAHLTKYSNITDPVVGQKKLIVDNALVPTVGLFDYETTVSMPISVTIDGALDAIAHTFEVFCGAKEATYEKAKQIAECAISLVAEYAKVLVDDPKNVKAREAIGLATDLGGYAIMIGGTSGAHLTSFSLVDIVSHGTACGIMNPYYAVLYSKAIQKQLKVVGSIFSSFGFGSSVESLEGRELALAVADAMIAFSKSIKAPSKLSDLKGFTDAHIERALSAAKDPQLEMKLKNMPVPMTSGDVDVYMGPLLRAAASGDLSLIKEM; from the coding sequence ATGGATCAAATGAAACGTGCGTATGAACTTCTGAAAGAGTGGAAAGGGGACTCTTATGTCCATGGTCTGGGTGTCCTTGACCAGGTAGGACCTCTTGCTGCAGCTTTCGGCAAGCGTGCACTGGTGGTCAGCAACACCACCTATATGAAGCCTGTTGCCGATCGTGTTGTTTCCTACCTGCAGGGCTCCGGTGTCGAGCTTGCCGGCAATGTCATCGCCCCCGATGCCAAGCCCAATGCCCCCCGTGAGGACGTCTATCGACTCGAGTCCTATATTCTGCATACCAAGCCGGACAGCATTGTTGTCATCGGCGGCGGTTCGGCAATCGATGCCGTGAAGGCTGCCAACGCCCTGGCCGCGCTGGGCGCCAAGGTAACCCCTGAAATCGACCACTACTTCGGAACCAATGTGATAACTGATGCTCTTGCAAAGACCAACACCACCTTGATTCCCGTAATCGCCGTGCAGACTTCCGCCTCCAGCGGCGCCCATCTGACCAAGTATTCCAACATCACCGATCCGGTGGTCGGCCAGAAGAAGCTGATCGTCGACAATGCATTGGTTCCCACCGTAGGTCTGTTCGACTACGAGACCACCGTCTCCATGCCGATCTCGGTCACCATCGACGGAGCACTGGATGCCATCGCCCACACCTTCGAGGTGTTCTGCGGTGCCAAGGAAGCAACCTATGAGAAGGCAAAGCAGATCGCCGAATGCGCCATCAGTCTGGTTGCAGAGTATGCAAAGGTCTTGGTTGACGACCCGAAGAATGTAAAGGCCCGTGAGGCCATCGGTCTTGCCACCGACCTCGGCGGCTACGCCATCATGATCGGCGGAACCAGCGGCGCCCACCTGACCAGCTTCTCCCTCGTTGACATCGTCAGTCACGGCACAGCCTGCGGCATCATGAACCCGTACTACGCTGTGCTCTACAGCAAGGCCATCCAGAAGCAGTTGAAGGTTGTTGGTTCCATCTTCTCCTCCTTCGGTTTCGGCTCCTCTGTTGAGAGCCTGGAAGGCCGTGAACTTGCTTTGGCGGTAGCCGATGCAATGATCGCCTTCAGCAAGTCCATCAAGGCTCCTTCCAAGCTTAGCGACTTGAAGGGCTTCACCGATGCCCATATCGAGCGGGCTCTCTCTGCAGCCAAGGACCCCCAGCTTGAGATGAAGCTGAAGAACATGCCCGTGCCGATGACCAGCGGTGATGTGGACGTCTACATGGGGCCGCTGCTCCGTGCAGCCGCCTCTGGAGACCTCTCCCTGATCAAGGAGATGTAA
- a CDS encoding transketolase family protein, protein MSIAMRDAFGKKLAELGATHPELVVLDADVSSSTKSALFGKAFPDRFFNVGVAEANMVDIAAGMATAGYHPVVNAFAIFLALKATDQIRNTICYNNLPVIIAGAYGGLSDSFDGASHQSITDIAIMRALPNMQVIVPSDSAQAEQALEYALTQKGPVYIRLNRNAMPDLPAAKTIGTVRAVEGTDVTIAANGITASFAVEAAALLAKDGIRAEVLSVPVVKPFDVAPLAQSVAKTGKLLCIEEHVLAGGFAGVVSEAFMKQGISCKFDAIGIEDMFTESGPYEPLLAKYGISAENIANRAKALCK, encoded by the coding sequence ATGAGCATTGCCATGCGAGATGCCTTCGGCAAGAAGCTTGCCGAGCTGGGCGCTACCCATCCCGAGTTGGTGGTATTGGATGCCGATGTATCCTCCTCCACCAAGAGTGCCTTGTTCGGCAAGGCCTTCCCTGACCGCTTCTTCAACGTAGGGGTTGCCGAAGCCAACATGGTGGACATTGCAGCCGGTATGGCTACTGCGGGGTATCACCCGGTGGTAAATGCCTTTGCAATCTTCCTTGCCCTCAAGGCGACCGACCAGATTCGCAATACCATCTGCTACAACAACCTTCCGGTGATCATCGCAGGCGCGTACGGCGGCCTGTCCGACTCCTTCGATGGTGCAAGTCACCAGTCCATCACCGACATCGCCATCATGCGGGCCCTGCCGAACATGCAGGTGATCGTCCCCTCCGACAGTGCGCAGGCTGAACAAGCCCTTGAGTATGCCCTGACCCAGAAAGGACCGGTCTACATCAGGCTCAACCGAAACGCCATGCCCGACCTTCCTGCAGCCAAGACCATCGGAACTGTCCGGGCAGTAGAAGGAACCGATGTAACCATTGCCGCAAACGGCATCACCGCCAGTTTTGCCGTGGAAGCCGCTGCCTTGCTCGCCAAGGACGGCATCAGGGCCGAGGTTCTCAGCGTTCCTGTAGTGAAGCCGTTCGATGTTGCTCCGCTTGCACAGAGTGTGGCAAAAACCGGAAAGTTGCTCTGCATCGAAGAGCATGTGCTGGCCGGTGGTTTCGCAGGTGTTGTCAGCGAGGCCTTTATGAAACAGGGAATTTCCTGTAAATTTGATGCAATAGGTATTGAAGATATGTTTACCGAGTCCGGCCCTTACGAGCCGCTCTTGGCAAAGTATGGAATCAGCGCAGAGAACATTGCAAACCGTGCAAAAGCACTCTGCAAATAA
- a CDS encoding transketolase produces the protein MSKRIKELLSQPDRTFNAQELSALAAYFRTVMFDTLHDRGTGHWGGAASSAELTTALYFNRISIDPANPHWEDRDRIILSKGHASMNLYTILAHRGFFPVEELSSFRKLDSRLQGHPCMNKLPGVDMSTGALGHGLSVGLGMAMAAKLSKKSWWTYVISGEGCLNEGQSWEAIMSAAKFKPEHFVLMIDYNKVQLDGTVDEIMPLGPLAEKLKSFGWNVAPKAYNGHDTQEILDSFAWMDGDDVWPKAVIYDTIKGKGVSFTEGKNTWHGAVIDDDSYAKGIEELNSDLSKKEAAL, from the coding sequence ATGAGTAAACGTATCAAGGAGTTGCTCTCCCAACCGGACCGAACGTTCAATGCACAAGAACTTTCCGCCTTGGCAGCATATTTCAGGACCGTAATGTTCGATACCCTGCACGACAGGGGAACCGGCCATTGGGGTGGGGCGGCATCCAGTGCGGAGCTGACCACCGCTCTCTACTTCAATCGCATTTCAATCGACCCAGCCAATCCCCATTGGGAGGACCGCGACCGAATCATCCTTTCCAAAGGCCATGCGTCGATGAATCTCTATACGATTCTTGCTCACCGCGGGTTCTTCCCTGTCGAGGAACTCTCATCGTTCCGCAAGCTTGACTCGCGTCTGCAGGGTCATCCATGCATGAACAAGCTCCCGGGTGTGGACATGTCCACCGGAGCTCTGGGCCATGGGCTTTCTGTGGGCCTCGGTATGGCGATGGCGGCAAAACTTTCCAAGAAGAGTTGGTGGACCTACGTGATCAGCGGAGAGGGATGTCTCAACGAGGGTCAGAGCTGGGAAGCCATCATGAGTGCAGCCAAGTTCAAGCCTGAGCACTTTGTTCTGATGATCGACTACAACAAGGTTCAGCTCGATGGAACCGTGGACGAGATCATGCCCCTCGGACCGCTTGCCGAGAAGCTGAAGTCATTCGGCTGGAACGTTGCCCCCAAGGCTTACAACGGTCACGATACACAGGAAATCCTTGACTCGTTCGCTTGGATGGACGGCGACGATGTCTGGCCGAAGGCCGTCATCTACGACACCATCAAGGGCAAGGGTGTTTCCTTCACCGAAGGGAAGAATACCTGGCACGGGGCGGTCATCGATGACGACTCTTATGCAAAGGGTATCGAAGAATTGAATTCCGATTTGAGCAAGAAGGAGGCTGCACTATGA
- a CDS encoding GntR family transcriptional regulator — translation MPKCIQNSLSDQVYTMLKDQILSGQLKGGMKIPEESLAEQFGVSRTPIREAIRRLAEYGLITIKPRSHATVSLISEQEASDIAKVRVTLEQLAIDSIDEASYTKNVKELSRYAADCQYAMGIGDRATVFEQDSLFHLALIRSSGNSALISICERLDAKIQQLRIAQNLPEDELSYYLGQHAQMMTLLKNGEKEACKRLLYEHITHDLTSHVGSRQA, via the coding sequence ATGCCCAAATGTATACAAAACAGCCTATCCGACCAAGTTTATACGATGCTCAAGGACCAGATTTTGTCCGGACAGCTGAAGGGAGGCATGAAGATTCCCGAGGAATCATTGGCTGAGCAGTTCGGGGTTTCACGAACGCCCATCCGTGAGGCCATCAGACGCTTGGCCGAGTACGGCTTGATCACCATCAAGCCCAGGAGCCATGCAACCGTCTCATTAATTTCCGAGCAGGAAGCCAGCGACATAGCAAAGGTTCGTGTCACCTTGGAGCAGCTTGCCATCGATTCCATCGATGAAGCCTCCTATACCAAGAACGTAAAGGAACTCTCTCGCTATGCCGCCGATTGCCAGTATGCCATGGGCATCGGAGACAGGGCGACTGTTTTCGAACAGGACAGCCTGTTTCATCTCGCCTTGATCCGATCCTCGGGAAACAGCGCCCTGATCAGCATCTGCGAACGCCTGGATGCAAAAATACAGCAGCTGAGAATCGCCCAGAACCTGCCTGAGGATGAACTGTCCTACTACCTTGGTCAGCACGCCCAAATGATGACGTTACTCAAGAACGGGGAGAAAGAGGCTTGCAAACGCCTGCTGTATGAACATATCACCCACGATTTGACCAGCCATGTCGGGAGCCGGCAGGCATGA
- a CDS encoding DUF362 domain-containing protein has product MTKEEIIITYGSDASMMTKALLKRIDIEKLLPDKQATIALKPNLVVAVTADSGATTHPEIVVAIIEHLQGLGYKNLSIVESAWVGDSTKEGFRVNGYNQISKHYKVPLVDVKDDEYVKKTVDGITMEVSKTILETDFLISLPVLKGHCQTAMTCALKNMKGVLSDRSKRLFHTLGLNRPIAALNKVRAADLVIVDSLNGDLDFEEGGNPVETNRMFACRDSVLCDSFGASLMGFETKDIPYIELAQQLGVGSADLSQAVMVQLNEPSDELPSRPSGRASYLGRFTEPDSACSACYGNLIHALKRLDEVDRLKDVKQQICIGQGYKGKSDPSKVGVGICTRGLGKSLPGCPPKAIDMIRFIKELE; this is encoded by the coding sequence ATGACAAAAGAAGAAATTATCATCACCTACGGGTCGGATGCTTCAATGATGACAAAGGCTCTCCTGAAACGTATCGACATCGAGAAGCTTCTTCCTGACAAGCAAGCCACCATTGCCCTCAAACCCAACCTCGTTGTTGCAGTAACGGCGGACAGCGGGGCTACGACCCATCCCGAGATTGTGGTTGCCATTATCGAGCACCTCCAAGGCCTGGGGTATAAAAATCTAAGCATCGTCGAAAGTGCCTGGGTTGGTGATTCCACCAAGGAAGGATTTCGAGTAAACGGCTACAACCAGATCAGCAAACACTACAAGGTGCCTTTGGTGGATGTGAAGGACGATGAGTATGTCAAGAAAACAGTTGACGGCATTACCATGGAGGTCAGCAAAACCATCCTGGAGACCGACTTTCTCATCAGTCTTCCCGTTCTGAAGGGACACTGTCAGACAGCGATGACCTGCGCGCTTAAGAACATGAAGGGAGTTCTCTCCGATCGTTCCAAACGACTCTTCCATACGCTGGGTTTGAACCGCCCCATAGCTGCGTTGAACAAGGTCAGGGCCGCCGACCTGGTCATTGTGGACAGCCTCAACGGCGACCTTGACTTCGAGGAAGGAGGCAATCCTGTTGAGACGAACCGGATGTTCGCCTGCCGCGACAGTGTGTTGTGTGATAGCTTTGGAGCAAGCCTGATGGGCTTTGAGACCAAGGATATCCCCTATATCGAGCTGGCACAGCAGCTGGGAGTTGGGTCTGCCGATCTTTCACAGGCTGTCATGGTCCAGCTCAATGAGCCGAGTGACGAGCTTCCTTCAAGACCAAGTGGAAGGGCCTCCTACCTTGGCAGGTTCACCGAGCCCGACAGTGCATGCTCAGCATGTTACGGGAATCTCATTCATGCCCTCAAGCGCCTGGACGAGGTGGACCGCCTCAAGGATGTGAAGCAGCAGATCTGCATCGGCCAGGGCTACAAGGGTAAAAGCGATCCATCCAAGGTCGGAGTGGGAATCTGCACGAGAGGACTCGGGAAAAGCCTCCCGGGTTGTCCCCCGAAGGCTATTGATATGATTCGTTTCATCAAGGAGTTAGAGTAG
- a CDS encoding aldo/keto reductase — translation MKLGTTDIDISPIALGTWAMGGGDSWGDSDPSLAIQTVHQALELGINFIDTAPAYGNGLSEQLLGTALQGKRNQAVLATKCGLVWGSDDEGSVHKSRDGVIIRRNLSKHSILKQVEESLGRLKTDYIDLLLTHWQSIPPFHTPIEETIETFELLRQQGKIRSYGACNVSLDELKAYQKYGTPSLVQERFSLLTRAKADIAGYCAENQITFQAYSPLERGVLTGKQALSQSVVGTAKASVVWYKLENRTKVLALLTSLETLAQKYNTSVGNLVIAWTRQATSTMNVLCGARKPSQIEENSKAQELVITAKDWAIIDSLARTLL, via the coding sequence ATGAAACTCGGTACCACCGACATCGATATCTCTCCCATCGCCTTGGGAACCTGGGCCATGGGAGGAGGGGACAGCTGGGGGGATAGTGACCCTTCGTTGGCGATTCAAACCGTGCACCAAGCTCTCGAGCTTGGCATCAACTTCATCGACACAGCCCCTGCCTACGGCAATGGCTTGAGTGAGCAGCTGCTTGGGACTGCCTTGCAAGGCAAGCGAAATCAAGCGGTACTGGCCACAAAGTGTGGCTTGGTCTGGGGATCGGACGATGAAGGGTCGGTACACAAAAGCCGTGATGGAGTCATCATCCGGCGCAACCTCAGCAAGCATAGCATTCTTAAGCAGGTTGAGGAGAGTCTTGGAAGATTGAAGACCGATTACATCGATCTGCTTCTCACCCATTGGCAGTCTATTCCTCCATTCCATACCCCGATCGAAGAGACAATCGAGACGTTCGAATTGCTCAGGCAACAGGGGAAAATTCGCAGCTATGGAGCCTGCAACGTAAGCCTCGATGAGTTGAAAGCCTATCAGAAGTACGGAACTCCTTCATTGGTGCAGGAGCGTTTCAGCCTGCTTACCCGAGCCAAGGCGGACATTGCTGGCTACTGTGCAGAGAACCAAATCACCTTCCAGGCCTACAGCCCGCTCGAGCGTGGTGTCCTGACCGGCAAGCAGGCTCTCTCCCAAAGTGTTGTAGGGACGGCAAAAGCCTCGGTGGTCTGGTACAAGTTGGAGAACAGGACCAAAGTGCTGGCTTTACTTACCTCGCTTGAAACCCTCGCACAAAAGTACAATACAAGTGTGGGAAATCTGGTTATTGCATGGACCAGGCAGGCAACCAGTACGATGAACGTCTTGTGCGGAGCAAGAAAGCCAAGCCAAATCGAAGAGAACAGCAAGGCGCAAGAGCTTGTCATTACCGCCAAGGACTGGGCGATCATCGATTCACTGGCACGGACACTACTCTAA
- a CDS encoding TIM barrel protein, protein MKESIHNYCNLGIVLSMAYPSCIKSEEEYRCCLKTILTDPFFNVVELGSLPFASLKQAVPTMVETAHCTSTFSGHSLLFSRKLNINSLDESERALAVSALKEGIDEAYELGCSEFQFLSRSYEPGKEQAYLNALIASTKEICAYAKSKGSMPVVLEVFDHTIDKKSLLGPASLVKEYAQAVCSEYDNFGIMIDCSHIPMIGETVDEAVDPIIPYIRHVHVGNTLISDPANPSYGDLHPRFGYPGSENDTEYLASFLQKMKDIGYLAEGSSNILSFEVKPQAGEDADLVVANAKRTLLSAWRCVL, encoded by the coding sequence ATGAAAGAGAGCATCCACAATTACTGCAACCTCGGCATTGTCCTCTCCATGGCCTACCCATCCTGTATCAAAAGCGAAGAGGAGTACCGCTGTTGCCTGAAAACAATCCTGACCGACCCTTTCTTCAATGTCGTGGAACTCGGCTCCCTGCCGTTTGCCTCCTTGAAGCAGGCAGTTCCGACCATGGTGGAAACCGCTCACTGCACTTCCACCTTCAGCGGCCATTCACTGCTCTTTTCCCGGAAATTGAATATCAACAGCCTCGATGAGAGTGAACGGGCACTAGCTGTTTCGGCGTTGAAGGAAGGCATTGATGAGGCCTATGAATTGGGTTGCTCGGAATTCCAATTCCTCTCCCGCTCATATGAACCGGGAAAAGAGCAGGCATACCTAAACGCTTTAATCGCCAGCACAAAAGAGATTTGCGCGTATGCAAAAAGCAAAGGCTCCATGCCGGTGGTTCTGGAGGTATTCGACCACACCATCGATAAGAAATCACTGCTTGGTCCTGCCTCCTTGGTCAAGGAGTATGCCCAGGCGGTATGCAGTGAGTACGACAATTTCGGCATCATGATCGACTGCTCCCACATCCCGATGATAGGGGAGACCGTCGATGAGGCTGTCGACCCGATAATTCCCTATATCCGCCACGTACATGTAGGAAACACCTTGATCAGCGACCCCGCAAATCCAAGCTATGGCGACTTGCACCCGCGTTTCGGCTACCCCGGCAGCGAGAACGACACCGAGTATCTTGCATCATTCCTGCAGAAGATGAAGGACATCGGCTATCTTGCTGAAGGCAGCTCCAATATTCTCTCTTTTGAGGTGAAACCCCAAGCTGGGGAGGATGCCGACTTGGTGGTTGCAAATGCCAAACGGACTCTGTTGTCTGCATGGAGATGCGTACTATGA
- a CDS encoding aspartate/glutamate racemase family protein yields MKRVAIVHTVRPVLASFPQLLEQVVGQPLKIHNLLDEFLASDPAEIGCFSVENRNRLFNDLKSCELTKADLIIVTCSTLTPAVQLIRPFINVPIVAIDDAMTEQAVRIGKKIKVVATAMSTLKPTIAKLEQEAALAGVEIEVDAQDHEPAYTAMRAGDMTTHDRLVLEMIREVKGFDCIVLAQASMGHLQEKAQKIAGVPVLASPILCCEKVKHMLEAM; encoded by the coding sequence ATGAAACGTGTAGCAATTGTTCATACGGTACGGCCGGTACTCGCAAGTTTTCCCCAGCTGCTTGAGCAGGTGGTGGGGCAGCCGTTGAAGATCCATAACCTGTTGGATGAGTTCTTGGCTTCGGACCCGGCAGAGATTGGATGCTTTTCTGTTGAGAACCGCAATCGTCTTTTCAACGACCTGAAGTCTTGTGAACTTACCAAGGCCGATTTGATTATTGTTACCTGTTCAACACTCACCCCTGCCGTGCAGCTTATCCGTCCGTTCATCAATGTACCTATTGTCGCCATCGATGATGCCATGACCGAACAGGCGGTACGCATCGGGAAAAAAATCAAGGTAGTGGCAACCGCCATGAGCACCCTCAAGCCGACCATCGCCAAGCTCGAGCAGGAAGCAGCACTCGCCGGTGTTGAAATCGAGGTGGATGCCCAGGACCACGAACCTGCGTATACCGCAATGCGCGCCGGTGACATGACCACGCATGACCGCCTTGTCCTTGAGATGATCAGGGAAGTGAAGGGATTCGATTGTATTGTCCTTGCCCAGGCATCCATGGGACATCTGCAAGAAAAAGCGCAGAAAATTGCCGGAGTCCCTGTTCTGGCTTCCCCGATTCTCTGCTGCGAGAAAGTGAAGCACATGCTCGAGGCTATGTGA
- a CDS encoding Bug family tripartite tricarboxylate transporter substrate binding protein, whose amino-acid sequence MKKLAILLGILLLVSMSVFAAGQAEATGAAKAFVPTKNIEWYVTSSPGGGSDIFTRTIMDIAVAENLLNGQNVVVQYKTDGAGEVGRLLVSQIKAGVQADHTLLTFNSGDLMPMVKNTANRFENFQPIAHMAVDKHLLFIGEYSKYKSFEEVLAALKRGERIVLGGSKGDDIGCHAALIKEIGVTEDQFSYIAHDATSGAITAILGGHFDLLISKPAAASQYVEAGKIKPILALSTSRFPGNLNSAPTLSEFGYKNVEVPNWRSIVAPKSMSAEAVAYWTDVFKKVSETENWNKGYIEKQKLVPDYMDSETFRTYGMQFQKDYLASIGK is encoded by the coding sequence ATGAAAAAACTTGCTATTCTGCTTGGCATTCTGCTACTCGTAAGCATGTCCGTATTCGCTGCCGGTCAGGCTGAAGCTACTGGTGCTGCAAAGGCCTTCGTTCCTACCAAGAACATTGAATGGTATGTTACCAGCTCCCCCGGTGGTGGTTCCGATATTTTCACCCGCACCATCATGGATATCGCAGTTGCAGAGAACCTGCTCAACGGCCAGAACGTTGTTGTCCAGTACAAGACCGACGGAGCTGGTGAAGTAGGACGCCTCTTGGTCTCCCAGATCAAGGCAGGTGTACAGGCTGACCACACTCTGCTTACCTTCAACAGCGGCGATCTCATGCCGATGGTGAAGAACACTGCCAACCGCTTTGAGAACTTCCAACCCATCGCTCACATGGCTGTTGACAAGCACCTGCTTTTCATCGGCGAGTACTCCAAGTACAAGAGCTTTGAGGAAGTCTTGGCCGCCCTCAAGAGAGGCGAGAGAATTGTGCTTGGTGGTTCCAAGGGTGACGACATCGGTTGCCATGCTGCCTTGATCAAGGAAATCGGTGTAACCGAGGACCAGTTCTCCTACATCGCACACGACGCAACCAGTGGTGCCATCACTGCAATCCTGGGTGGTCACTTCGACCTCTTGATCTCCAAGCCTGCTGCTGCTTCCCAGTATGTCGAAGCTGGCAAGATTAAACCGATCTTGGCTCTTTCCACCAGTCGTTTCCCCGGCAACCTGAATTCTGCACCCACCCTCAGTGAGTTCGGCTACAAGAACGTCGAGGTTCCCAACTGGAGATCCATCGTAGCGCCCAAGTCCATGAGTGCTGAAGCTGTAGCCTATTGGACCGACGTCTTCAAGAAAGTATCCGAGACCGAGAATTGGAACAAGGGCTACATCGAGAAGCAGAAGCTGGTTCCCGATTACATGGATTCTGAGACCTTCAGAACCTATGGCATGCAGTTCCAGAAGGATTACCTTGCTTCCATCGGGAAATAA